The following are encoded together in the Halanaerobiales bacterium genome:
- a CDS encoding sodium:solute symporter family protein produces the protein GFELIYLSGLSLVAFFGPRFWLVGKKFNYVSPYEMLGDRYDNQWIAVIAAVTACVFLIPYLAVQLMGVGYLMTGLSGGSIPFMAGVIIAALLAIAWALIAGMRSVTWTDSLQSLIMIVVSIIILFFIIYKHLGGFVSFFGSIKTEYPDFLTVPGPGFFNFKAFLGLTLPWFFFSISNPQVSQRLFIPRSLKAMKTMIKGFLAFGFIYTVVSVLWGFSTKLLIPGLEQADMATPALLGSEYVPLVLGLVAMIGITAAAISTIDSIMLTLSSLVVRDLFANLGDEENIKQLRIGKIVIIIIAFIGLLFASQKLDLIATLSVSSSVGLLVVVPSIFGAFFWKKATAAGALSSIILGSVTAIYLQFSGLKPLGHWPGVWTLIVTVLVFLVVSMFTEAPEEKAEEFVGYLDKKLNEKNIL, from the coding sequence AGGTTTTGAGTTGATTTATCTTTCCGGTCTATCACTTGTTGCCTTTTTTGGTCCGCGTTTTTGGCTTGTAGGGAAAAAATTCAATTATGTTTCACCTTATGAAATGTTAGGAGATAGATATGATAATCAATGGATAGCAGTGATTGCTGCAGTTACTGCCTGTGTTTTTCTAATTCCTTATTTAGCAGTACAGCTAATGGGTGTAGGTTATTTAATGACAGGTTTATCAGGGGGAAGTATCCCCTTTATGGCCGGAGTTATAATTGCTGCTTTATTGGCGATAGCCTGGGCTTTAATTGCCGGTATGCGATCTGTAACCTGGACAGATTCTCTGCAGTCATTAATTATGATCGTAGTCAGTATTATAATTTTATTTTTTATTATTTATAAACATTTAGGTGGTTTTGTAAGCTTTTTTGGAAGTATAAAAACTGAATATCCAGATTTTTTAACAGTTCCTGGACCAGGTTTTTTTAATTTTAAAGCTTTTCTTGGATTGACTTTACCCTGGTTTTTCTTTTCTATTTCCAATCCTCAGGTAAGTCAACGTCTTTTTATTCCCCGTTCTTTAAAAGCAATGAAAACAATGATTAAAGGATTTTTGGCTTTTGGATTTATTTACACTGTAGTTTCTGTTTTATGGGGATTTTCCACAAAGTTACTTATCCCTGGTCTGGAACAGGCAGATATGGCTACTCCTGCTTTACTTGGTTCTGAATATGTACCTCTAGTTTTAGGTCTTGTAGCAATGATTGGTATAACAGCAGCTGCAATCTCAACTATAGATTCTATTATGTTAACTCTATCATCTCTTGTAGTAAGAGATTTGTTTGCTAATCTGGGAGATGAAGAAAATATAAAACAGTTAAGAATTGGTAAAATAGTTATAATTATAATTGCATTTATTGGCCTTTTATTTGCCAGTCAGAAACTTGATTTAATTGCAACTTTATCTGTATCATCATCTGTAGGGTTATTAGTAGTTGTCCCTTCAATTTTTGGAGCTTTTTTCTGGAAAAAAGCTACAGCCGCCGGGGCATTGTCCAGTATTATTTTAGGTTCGGTCACTGCTATTTACCTACAATTCAGTGGATTAAAGCCTTTAGGACACTGGCCAGGAGTCTGGACTTTAATAGTAACTGTATTGGTATTTTTAGTTGTTAGTATGTTTACAGAAGCTCCAGAAGAAAAGGCAGAAGAATTTGTAGGATATTTAGATAAAAAACTTAATGAAAAAAATATTTTATAA